A window from Dehalobacter sp. DCA encodes these proteins:
- the glpK gene encoding glycerol kinase GlpK: MVQKYIIALDQGTTSSRAVVFNHEGMIVGKAQKEFAQIYPFPGWVEHDPLEIWDTQLAAIREVLDQTDINPDDIVGLGIANQRETTVVWNRFTGKPVYHAIVWQCRRTTELCEQILNSTLNEYISDATGLVADAYFSGTKIRWILDHIPDGQVMAEEGDLLFGTIDSWLVWNLTKGRLHITDYSNASRTMLYNIRELAWDDKILSYLDIPRSLLPEVCPSSLCCGVTDSSIFGAEIPIAGIAGDQQAALFGQACFTEGMVKNTYGTGCFILMNTGKNMIRSQNKLLTTIAWGIDNRVEYALEGSVFIGGAVIQWLRDELGLLKTSAESEYYATQVKDTNGVYIVPAFVGLGAPYWDMHARGIVTGLTRGANRFHLVRAALESIAYQTNDVLTAMAKDANIPLKALKVDGGAADNNFLLQFQADLSGIPVERSEICEVTALGAAYLAGLAAGYWKDKEELKCLSKGRFISDSNITESERQQYLSGWKAAVSQATYRTV, from the coding sequence ATGGTCCAAAAATATATTATTGCGCTCGATCAGGGGACGACAAGCTCACGGGCTGTCGTTTTTAACCATGAAGGAATGATTGTAGGCAAAGCCCAAAAAGAGTTTGCTCAGATCTATCCGTTCCCGGGGTGGGTTGAACATGATCCTTTGGAAATCTGGGACACCCAGCTGGCTGCTATCAGAGAGGTTCTGGATCAGACGGACATAAATCCGGATGATATTGTTGGGCTAGGGATAGCAAATCAAAGGGAGACGACTGTGGTTTGGAACCGTTTTACCGGCAAACCTGTCTATCATGCGATTGTCTGGCAATGCCGCAGAACGACGGAACTTTGCGAGCAGATACTGAACAGTACCTTAAACGAGTATATTTCAGATGCGACCGGCCTTGTTGCGGATGCTTATTTTTCCGGAACAAAAATCCGCTGGATCCTCGATCATATCCCGGATGGCCAGGTGATGGCCGAAGAAGGAGATTTGCTTTTTGGCACAATTGACAGCTGGCTCGTCTGGAATCTTACCAAAGGCCGGCTGCATATCACGGATTACAGCAATGCCTCCCGAACCATGCTCTATAATATCAGGGAACTAGCGTGGGATGACAAAATATTATCTTATCTGGATATCCCCAGATCACTGCTGCCGGAAGTCTGTCCGAGCAGCCTCTGCTGCGGGGTAACAGATTCTTCGATATTTGGCGCTGAAATACCGATAGCTGGAATAGCCGGTGATCAGCAGGCCGCACTTTTTGGGCAGGCCTGCTTTACAGAAGGAATGGTCAAAAATACCTACGGTACGGGTTGTTTTATCCTAATGAATACCGGTAAAAATATGATCCGGTCTCAAAATAAATTGCTGACGACAATTGCCTGGGGGATTGACAACAGGGTGGAATATGCGCTGGAAGGCAGTGTATTTATTGGCGGAGCAGTCATTCAGTGGCTTCGTGATGAACTTGGATTGCTGAAAACTTCTGCCGAAAGCGAGTATTATGCAACTCAGGTCAAAGATACGAACGGTGTCTATATTGTTCCGGCCTTCGTCGGACTCGGCGCACCATACTGGGATATGCATGCCCGCGGCATAGTGACCGGACTTACCCGGGGAGCAAACCGCTTCCACCTTGTAAGAGCCGCGCTGGAGAGCATTGCTTATCAGACAAATGATGTTCTTACGGCAATGGCTAAGGATGCCAATATCCCTCTTAAGGCCTTGAAAGTAGACGGCGGCGCAGCCGATAATAATTTTCTGCTGCAGTTTCAGGCGGATCTCAGCGGGATTCCGGTTGAACGGTCAGAAATTTGTGAGGTTACGGCTTTGGGAGCAGCATATCTGGCAGGTTTGGCAGCCGGATACTGGAAGGACAAGGAAGAGCTAAAATGCCTCAGTAAAGGGCGTTTTATTTCTGATTCGAACATCACCGAATCTGAGCGTCAGCAATACCTGAGCGGATGGAAAGCGGCAGTCAGTCAGGCAACCTATCGGACGGTATGA
- a CDS encoding protein-L-isoaspartate(D-aspartate) O-methyltransferase, translating into MQDWQEKAAILVDEYVAPQGIHDKRILDAIKKIPRHLFIPEDLWPYSYDDEPLPIGEKQTISQTFIVAKMTELLALEPGDKVLEIGTGSGYQSALLAEMGMAVTTIERIEALALKVRILFEQLNYPICSIIADGRNGYEPNALYRGIIVTAAAPVIEPCWLEQLDVGGRIVVPLEAGEGLACQRLLVRQKTNTNPESYIDSWDDYCRFVPLLSGTAAGTKEALPCPRSSISRT; encoded by the coding sequence ATGCAAGACTGGCAGGAAAAAGCAGCTATACTCGTTGATGAGTATGTAGCTCCTCAAGGAATTCATGACAAACGCATCCTGGACGCCATTAAAAAAATCCCCAGACATTTGTTCATTCCTGAAGATTTATGGCCCTACAGTTATGATGATGAACCGCTTCCGATCGGAGAGAAGCAGACGATATCCCAGACCTTTATTGTAGCTAAAATGACCGAACTATTGGCTTTGGAACCTGGTGACAAAGTCCTTGAAATAGGTACGGGTTCCGGCTATCAGTCTGCTTTGCTGGCCGAGATGGGTATGGCCGTGACAACCATCGAAAGAATCGAAGCGCTCGCCCTTAAAGTTCGAATATTATTTGAACAGCTGAACTATCCGATCTGCAGTATCATTGCTGACGGCCGAAACGGTTATGAACCAAATGCACTGTACCGGGGAATCATCGTAACGGCAGCGGCACCGGTCATTGAACCTTGCTGGCTTGAACAGCTCGATGTCGGCGGGAGAATCGTTGTCCCGCTTGAAGCCGGCGAAGGGCTAGCCTGTCAGCGTTTGCTGGTCAGACAAAAGACCAATACAAATCCGGAAAGCTATATTGACAGCTGGGATGACTACTGCCGCTTTGTACCGCTGCTCTCTGGGACAGCAGCGGGGACAAAAGAAGCGCTTCCATGTCCCCGCTCGTCTATTTCCCGTACTTAA
- a CDS encoding ASKHA domain-containing protein: MMKKVLFPSQNKEILCQKNDTVAVACSGLGYPLDLVCGGKGTCKKCTVEIEKDGIRQEVLACQEPVSDGLIVYLKYGDYKHEASILTDRIETELNIDPTVKKIFIDKKFLKTPFYYGDWEHIQAKVPVRINTPALCLLQKLSQLMQKQEMDGITLVLRDEQLLDIEQGDTSASNYGFAVDLGSTSVVAYLYDLNSGKKVGVYSALNGQITEGADVISRIMAAMKNPEGLKILQRKVAETINALILEAIQQNQISAENIYTMVICGNSAMQHLFLGLHPGSLGRTPYTNTILSEVLTTARELSLNIHPNAIIDFLPLIGGFVGADTLAVLLALPEGERQGNRLIIDLGTNGEILLGNEKKWLATSTAAGPALEGATICFGMRGTNGAIERVKLSEGKIELKVIGGEHPKGICGSGIVDAVAEMLKAELISKEGRLLSPDKYLKVCRPENQRFANNLANLDGVSVFYLMDEGQSGDNDRIYISQKDIRAVQLAKSAIYTGCMLLMKEYGLEGEDLEEILIAGAFGNYIDAPSAQVLGLFPNFSNVPIRSIGNAAGAGASNFLLSRNIRINTLILLAKTTHFDLAANPAFQQEYLQNTGF; the protein is encoded by the coding sequence ATGATGAAAAAAGTTCTATTTCCAAGCCAGAATAAAGAAATCTTATGCCAGAAGAATGACACGGTTGCTGTTGCATGTTCAGGCCTTGGATATCCGCTTGATCTTGTTTGCGGAGGAAAAGGCACATGTAAAAAATGCACAGTCGAAATAGAAAAGGACGGCATACGGCAGGAAGTATTGGCGTGTCAGGAGCCAGTAAGCGACGGCTTGATCGTTTATCTTAAATATGGAGACTACAAACATGAAGCCTCGATTTTAACGGACCGCATTGAAACAGAGCTGAACATCGATCCGACGGTTAAAAAGATTTTTATCGATAAGAAGTTTCTAAAAACACCATTCTATTACGGGGACTGGGAACATATTCAAGCCAAGGTTCCGGTCCGGATTAATACGCCAGCTTTATGCCTTCTGCAAAAATTATCACAGCTGATGCAGAAACAGGAAATGGACGGTATTACTTTGGTCTTAAGAGACGAACAGCTGCTTGATATTGAGCAGGGCGACACCTCAGCCAGCAATTATGGATTTGCCGTTGACCTTGGGAGTACCTCTGTTGTGGCCTACTTATATGACCTTAATAGCGGTAAAAAAGTAGGGGTATATTCCGCCTTGAACGGTCAGATTACGGAAGGCGCAGATGTTATATCCCGTATCATGGCGGCGATGAAGAATCCTGAAGGGCTAAAAATTCTTCAGCGTAAAGTGGCAGAGACCATTAACGCTCTGATTCTGGAAGCGATACAGCAAAACCAGATCAGCGCCGAAAATATCTATACGATGGTGATTTGCGGCAACAGTGCCATGCAGCACCTCTTTTTAGGTTTGCATCCTGGATCTCTTGGCAGGACGCCTTACACCAACACGATTTTAAGTGAAGTGTTAACAACAGCACGGGAGTTGAGCCTTAACATTCATCCCAATGCCATTATTGATTTTTTACCTTTGATCGGGGGCTTCGTCGGAGCGGACACTTTAGCTGTCCTGCTGGCTTTGCCTGAAGGGGAACGTCAAGGGAACAGATTGATTATTGACCTTGGAACAAACGGCGAAATTTTATTGGGGAACGAGAAGAAATGGCTGGCCACATCAACTGCTGCCGGACCGGCCCTCGAAGGAGCAACGATCTGCTTTGGAATGCGTGGAACAAACGGAGCCATCGAACGGGTAAAACTGTCGGAAGGTAAAATTGAATTAAAAGTGATTGGCGGAGAACATCCCAAAGGGATTTGTGGCTCCGGTATTGTTGATGCAGTTGCAGAAATGCTGAAAGCCGAGCTGATCAGTAAAGAAGGCAGATTGCTGTCTCCCGACAAATATTTAAAAGTTTGTCGGCCGGAAAATCAAAGATTTGCCAATAATCTGGCAAATCTTGACGGGGTCAGCGTTTTCTACCTGATGGATGAGGGACAGTCCGGTGATAACGACCGAATTTACATCAGCCAAAAGGATATTCGTGCTGTACAGCTTGCCAAAAGCGCCATTTATACAGGATGCATGCTATTAATGAAAGAATATGGGCTGGAAGGAGAAGATCTCGAGGAAATTCTGATTGCCGGGGCCTTCGGCAACTATATCGACGCTCCAAGTGCTCAGGTACTCGGTTTGTTTCCCAATTTTTCGAATGTACCCATCCGGTCCATAGGCAATGCGGCAGGAGCCGGAGCATCGAATTTTCTACTGTCCAGAAATATACGGATAAATACTTTGATATTATTGGCAAAGACAACCCATTTTGACCTGGCGGCAAATCCTGCTTTTCAACAGGAATATCTGCAGAATACAGGTTTTTGA
- a CDS encoding methylenetetrahydrofolate reductase C-terminal domain-containing protein — translation MENAFRKSIQDNNEFIVTWELVPGRGSKEVSQEKALQLAEQAAKGKKIHAVSLTDNPGGSVGINPEGIGREIKGLGLDAIIHVACKDKNRTQLESQLFSLERSGLHNLLVLTGDHDPGNFFGRPKPVFDLDSTQLLAFIAKMNDGLELPTAKGVHKLQPTHLFAGAAVSPFKATEAEQMLQYTKLRKKIENGAQFIIPQVGYDVRKYHELYQFVKHNNLHGCLMGNIYLLTYGAAKAMSMNKVPGCVITDKLVAELEQEKQSSDKGAAAMLDRAAKLFAILKGMGYKGVHLGGHNTTYEQVEYIIDRGNELAANWQDYVREFDYPQKNGFYVYAKDEKTGLNTAQKSNDYNNYEKSFDLNYKMSRVVHKMMFEPNKGMFGFMRGFCHAIKDSALEKPFHGIEHLAKSCMYNCQDCGDCALIDVAYVCPMGNCPKNQRNGPCEGSYNGWCEVYPNKQKCIWVKAYYRLKGYSEEEKLNSYHVSPYNWEKQHTSGWINFFEGQDHSAERLGIKPRTNFEEKE, via the coding sequence ATGGAGAACGCTTTTCGCAAATCAATACAGGACAACAATGAGTTTATTGTAACATGGGAACTCGTACCTGGCCGTGGCTCCAAAGAAGTTTCCCAGGAAAAAGCGCTTCAATTGGCGGAGCAGGCTGCTAAAGGAAAAAAGATCCATGCGGTTAGTCTGACTGACAACCCGGGTGGAAGCGTCGGTATTAATCCTGAGGGCATTGGCAGGGAAATCAAGGGCCTAGGCTTAGATGCAATCATTCATGTTGCCTGCAAGGACAAAAACCGCACGCAACTGGAAAGCCAGCTTTTTTCCCTGGAACGTTCGGGACTCCATAACTTGTTGGTACTGACCGGCGACCATGATCCGGGTAACTTTTTCGGACGGCCCAAACCGGTTTTTGACCTTGATTCCACTCAGCTCTTGGCCTTTATCGCCAAGATGAATGACGGATTGGAACTCCCCACAGCTAAAGGTGTCCATAAACTTCAGCCGACCCATCTTTTTGCGGGTGCTGCTGTTTCACCTTTTAAAGCCACCGAAGCCGAACAGATGCTCCAGTACACCAAGCTCAGAAAGAAGATCGAGAACGGTGCTCAGTTCATTATACCCCAAGTTGGCTACGATGTCAGGAAGTACCACGAACTCTATCAATTTGTGAAGCACAATAACCTGCACGGATGCTTAATGGGAAATATTTACTTGCTGACTTATGGTGCTGCCAAAGCGATGAGTATGAATAAAGTCCCCGGATGTGTTATTACGGACAAGCTCGTTGCTGAACTGGAACAAGAAAAACAAAGCAGTGACAAGGGTGCCGCCGCCATGCTGGATAGGGCAGCGAAACTCTTTGCTATCCTGAAAGGTATGGGCTATAAAGGCGTTCATCTCGGGGGGCATAATACGACGTACGAACAAGTTGAATATATTATTGACCGCGGAAACGAACTGGCCGCCAACTGGCAGGATTATGTCCGGGAGTTTGACTATCCTCAGAAAAACGGTTTCTATGTTTACGCCAAAGATGAAAAGACCGGCCTGAATACTGCTCAAAAATCCAATGACTACAACAATTATGAGAAGAGCTTTGATTTAAATTATAAGATGTCCAGAGTTGTTCACAAGATGATGTTTGAGCCCAACAAAGGAATGTTCGGCTTTATGCGCGGATTTTGTCATGCCATAAAGGATTCTGCGCTGGAAAAACCTTTTCACGGCATTGAGCACCTCGCCAAATCCTGCATGTACAATTGCCAGGACTGCGGTGACTGTGCGCTGATTGATGTAGCCTACGTCTGTCCAATGGGCAATTGTCCCAAGAACCAACGGAACGGCCCATGTGAAGGAAGCTACAACGGCTGGTGTGAAGTGTATCCGAACAAGCAGAAGTGCATCTGGGTCAAAGCCTATTACCGCTTAAAAGGCTATTCTGAGGAAGAAAAGCTGAATTCCTATCATGTGAGCCCTTACAATTGGGAAAAACAACATACTTCAGGCTGGATAAACTTTTTTGAAGGCCAGGACCACTCTGCGGAAAGACTTGGCATTAAACCTAGAACAAATTTCGAAGAAAAAGAATAA
- a CDS encoding M48 family metallopeptidase, whose protein sequence is MEYLRIGKRQIEYELRKSSKAKRLIVTIKHQKLKVSVPAEITFTQARRYLENNKDLILKHIEKQNSAAGETAAKEYVSGEKLLYRGRHYPLLIEEKAGPGSSSASFIGSRIVVIVPPGLSKEKKSQSTKKILEEWYIRQAQKLLPEQVEYYARQLDITYQKLRIKDQKTKWGSCSSKGYINLNWRIIMAPNQVAAYVIIHELAHLKYMNHSKEFWAFVEQILPDYKKWKSWLKKHCNELMDG, encoded by the coding sequence ATGGAATACCTTCGTATAGGCAAAAGGCAAATTGAATATGAGCTTCGAAAAAGCAGCAAAGCAAAAAGATTGATTGTTACCATCAAACATCAGAAGTTAAAGGTTTCTGTTCCTGCCGAAATTACTTTTACCCAGGCCAGACGATATCTGGAAAACAATAAAGACCTGATATTAAAGCATATCGAAAAACAAAATTCAGCAGCAGGTGAAACTGCTGCGAAGGAATATGTTTCAGGTGAAAAACTACTGTACAGGGGCAGGCATTATCCTCTGCTGATCGAGGAAAAGGCCGGACCCGGAAGCTCCTCAGCATCGTTTATTGGAAGCAGGATCGTTGTAATCGTTCCACCGGGGTTATCAAAAGAGAAGAAAAGTCAATCAACCAAAAAGATACTGGAAGAATGGTATATCCGGCAGGCCCAAAAGCTTCTTCCTGAACAGGTCGAATATTATGCCAGACAGCTGGATATTACCTACCAAAAACTTAGAATTAAGGATCAAAAAACAAAATGGGGAAGCTGTTCAAGCAAAGGATACATCAACTTAAATTGGCGCATTATCATGGCACCGAACCAGGTTGCGGCTTATGTGATTATTCATGAATTGGCCCATCTTAAGTACATGAACCATTCCAAGGAATTTTGGGCATTCGTGGAACAAATTCTGCCGGACTATAAGAAGTGGAAAAGCTGGCTGAAAAAACATTGTAATGAATTGATGGACGGATGA
- a CDS encoding putative DNA modification/repair radical SAM protein, with amino-acid sequence MSMGTLEKLAVLADGAKYDVSCASSGVNKHNRGGIGNSKSFGICHTWSADGRCVSLLKILLTNYCIYNCNYCVNRNQNDIPRASFTPREVADLTIQFYRRNYIEGLFLSSGIERSPNHTMERIYQVLDILRHEYHFYGYIHVKVIPGADPALVNKTGLLADRMSINIEQPTEQSLKLLAPQKTLPVLFAPMNQIHHQMTQNASERKIFRHVQKFVPAGQSTQMIVGASKDSDLSIIKATETLYNRFQLKRVYYSAYVPVNEGPNLPALSTSPPLLREHRLYQADWLLRFYSFKADEIVNEQSPFLDTDFDPKISWALRNMQLFPLEINQASYEELLRIPGVGVTSAQRIIRQRRLGNISYNHLKKMGVVLKRAKYFITCQGCYYGGIPAESALVRQALTPVAKPVQLCLF; translated from the coding sequence ATGAGCATGGGTACTCTGGAAAAACTTGCAGTCCTCGCTGACGGAGCCAAGTATGATGTTTCTTGTGCGTCAAGCGGGGTAAATAAGCATAATCGAGGCGGTATCGGCAACTCCAAATCATTTGGCATTTGCCATACCTGGTCTGCCGATGGCCGCTGTGTTTCGCTTTTAAAGATTCTCCTGACCAACTACTGCATCTATAACTGCAATTACTGCGTCAACCGCAATCAGAATGATATCCCGCGAGCCAGTTTCACGCCAAGGGAAGTTGCCGACCTGACGATTCAATTCTACAGGCGAAATTATATTGAAGGTCTTTTTTTGAGCTCGGGGATTGAGCGCAGTCCAAATCATACCATGGAAAGAATTTATCAGGTTCTTGACATTCTGAGACATGAATATCACTTTTACGGATATATACACGTCAAAGTGATTCCCGGCGCCGATCCGGCGCTGGTCAACAAGACCGGATTGCTCGCCGACAGGATGAGCATTAATATTGAACAACCTACAGAGCAGAGCCTCAAACTCCTGGCACCGCAAAAGACACTGCCCGTCCTATTTGCGCCAATGAATCAAATTCATCATCAAATGACGCAAAACGCTTCCGAAAGAAAGATCTTCCGACACGTCCAAAAATTTGTTCCGGCAGGACAGTCGACCCAGATGATTGTCGGGGCAAGCAAAGACAGTGACCTTTCCATTATTAAAGCCACAGAAACCCTTTATAACCGTTTTCAGTTGAAAAGAGTCTATTACTCGGCCTATGTTCCCGTTAATGAGGGCCCAAATCTTCCTGCTCTTTCCACTTCTCCGCCTTTGCTTAGAGAACACCGGCTCTATCAGGCGGACTGGCTGCTGAGATTTTACAGCTTTAAAGCGGATGAAATCGTCAATGAACAAAGTCCGTTTTTGGATACCGATTTTGATCCCAAAATTTCTTGGGCGCTTCGAAACATGCAGTTATTTCCTCTAGAAATCAACCAAGCCTCTTATGAAGAGCTGCTTCGAATTCCTGGCGTAGGCGTGACTTCCGCCCAGAGAATCATTCGGCAGCGCAGGCTGGGTAATATTTCTTATAATCATCTTAAAAAAATGGGTGTGGTTCTTAAGCGCGCTAAATATTTTATCACGTGTCAGGGCTGTTATTACGGAGGCATCCCTGCAGAAAGTGCCTTGGTGCGCCAGGCCCTGACACCTGTGGCCAAACCCGTTCAGCTATGTTTGTTCTGA
- the queF gene encoding preQ(1) synthase, whose protein sequence is MKNKETEGLSLLGSGQTRYVFDYDSDILESFANKYPDNNYFVRLNCPEFTSLCPITGQPDFGTMIINYIPDQKLVESKSLKLYLFSFRNHGGFHEDVVNIIMKDLIRLLEPRYIEVIGEFSPRGGISIHPYSNYGQPDSKWVEFAVKRLLKYGK, encoded by the coding sequence ATGAAAAACAAGGAAACTGAGGGCCTGTCACTTCTGGGATCGGGACAAACACGCTATGTTTTTGATTATGATTCGGACATACTGGAGAGTTTTGCAAACAAGTATCCCGATAATAATTATTTTGTCCGCTTAAATTGCCCTGAATTTACCAGCTTGTGTCCAATTACCGGCCAACCGGATTTTGGAACGATGATTATCAATTATATCCCGGATCAAAAATTGGTAGAAAGCAAATCGTTGAAGCTATATCTTTTCAGTTTCCGCAACCATGGTGGTTTCCACGAAGATGTCGTCAACATCATCATGAAAGACCTGATCCGGCTGCTTGAACCCAGATACATCGAGGTTATAGGAGAATTCAGCCCCAGAGGAGGGATTTCCATTCATCCTTACAGCAATTATGGACAGCCGGACAGCAAATGGGTAGAATTTGCCGTGAAGAGGCTGCTTAAGTACGGGAAATAG
- a CDS encoding TIGR03915 family putative DNA repair protein, whose translation MDYLYDGSFDGLLTSIYYSYYEQRAQGIYSEASYQFNMFTPSTVIQSDPVLAARVYDAIDRKISVYSLMQIYYVYLSNNTAKENLILKYLQLGFQLGPKIDSIHSHPEVLPIRQTAKKVSFEAERFLGLLRFTDTRNYLYAVLEPDHNILILLADHFADRLAGERFIIHDKKRSLAIICNKKDWYLSDFSEEAAIPDSETEQLYQELWAKYFTGISIENRKNKKLQSHFIPQRYRHNLVEFRKSELL comes from the coding sequence ATGGATTATTTATATGACGGAAGCTTTGACGGTCTGCTGACTTCAATATATTACAGCTATTATGAACAAAGAGCCCAGGGAATCTATTCTGAGGCTTCGTATCAGTTCAATATGTTCACGCCATCTACCGTTATCCAAAGTGATCCTGTGCTTGCTGCCAGGGTTTATGATGCGATAGACAGAAAAATTTCTGTCTACTCCTTAATGCAAATCTATTATGTATACCTCTCGAACAATACCGCTAAAGAAAACCTCATCTTAAAATACCTTCAGCTTGGCTTTCAATTAGGTCCGAAAATTGACAGCATTCATTCTCATCCCGAGGTATTGCCGATCCGGCAAACAGCCAAGAAAGTATCTTTTGAAGCAGAACGCTTTTTGGGGCTACTTCGCTTTACGGATACCCGCAATTATCTTTATGCGGTTCTGGAGCCGGATCATAATATATTAATTCTTCTGGCCGACCATTTTGCCGACAGGCTAGCAGGCGAACGTTTCATTATACATGACAAAAAAAGAAGCCTTGCGATCATCTGCAATAAAAAAGACTGGTACCTTTCCGATTTCTCCGAGGAAGCAGCCATTCCTGATTCAGAGACAGAACAATTATACCAGGAGCTCTGGGCTAAATATTTTACCGGTATCAGCATTGAAAACCGCAAAAATAAAAAGCTCCAATCCCATTTTATCCCCCAGCGCTATCGTCATAACCTGGTGGAATTTCGAAAATCGGAGCTGCTTTAG
- a CDS encoding GntR family transcriptional regulator, which yields MELPIYQHIIEEIKKKIKEGVLKPGDAIPSENSLCDTYGVSRMTVRKGLAILVNEGYITSIPGKGSFVNEPDSKKYILYYNEMANLINTIDTTKLIEVKIILPTPRLIDSLNIPQSKKIIMVRRIHYSNGEAVAYDEKYLIYYKGMPIVEKEIKYSTFPEIVSRYTSLFAIKKELTISAQMPDEKISKYLSLYNALPLLVVEQRLFNTQDKPIGLGITYYRGDSCKLSASWPFIDME from the coding sequence ATGGAATTACCAATCTATCAACATATTATTGAAGAGATAAAGAAAAAAATTAAAGAGGGTGTTTTGAAGCCGGGAGATGCGATCCCTTCAGAAAATTCATTGTGCGATACCTATGGCGTGAGCCGGATGACGGTCCGCAAGGGTCTGGCAATCTTAGTGAATGAGGGATATATCACCTCTATCCCTGGCAAGGGTAGCTTTGTGAATGAGCCGGATTCCAAGAAATACATCTTATATTACAACGAGATGGCAAATCTGATTAACACCATCGATACGACCAAGCTGATTGAAGTTAAAATTATCCTGCCGACACCAAGACTCATTGACAGTCTGAATATACCCCAAAGCAAAAAAATAATTATGGTTAGACGGATCCATTACAGCAATGGAGAAGCAGTCGCGTATGATGAAAAATACCTGATTTACTACAAGGGAATGCCTATCGTTGAAAAAGAAATCAAATACAGTACTTTCCCGGAAATTGTTTCTCGGTATACTTCTCTGTTTGCGATTAAGAAAGAATTAACAATTTCTGCCCAAATGCCTGATGAAAAAATATCGAAATACCTGTCCCTGTACAATGCCCTCCCACTTTTGGTTGTTGAGCAAAGACTGTTTAATACACAGGATAAGCCAATCGGGCTGGGTATTACTTATTATCGAGGAGACAGCTGCAAGCTATCCGCATCCTGGCCGTTTATCGATATGGAATAG
- a CDS encoding indolepyruvate oxidoreductase subunit beta, with product MTDITNILIVGVGGQGTILASRVLAGAVQMTGQDVKVSEIHGMAQRGGSVVTQVRYGKEVASPIIPEGEADIILAFEKLEALRWLPYLKKDGSILINDQRIDPMPVVVGTAQYPSDILDIIKKERKEVFIINGLGKAIEAGNAKTVNVALLGLLARCLKIDKKTWLDVIRETVPFKLLEVNLKAFEEGWNSFDR from the coding sequence ATGACTGATATCACGAATATTCTCATTGTTGGAGTAGGGGGACAGGGAACAATTCTTGCAAGCAGAGTACTGGCGGGCGCCGTCCAAATGACCGGTCAGGACGTTAAGGTCTCGGAGATTCACGGGATGGCTCAGCGGGGCGGGAGTGTGGTTACCCAGGTAAGATACGGCAAAGAAGTCGCCTCCCCGATCATTCCTGAAGGTGAAGCGGATATTATACTCGCTTTTGAGAAGCTGGAGGCTCTCCGCTGGCTGCCCTATCTGAAAAAGGATGGCAGCATCTTAATTAATGACCAAAGGATCGATCCTATGCCAGTAGTCGTCGGAACGGCGCAATATCCTTCCGATATCCTGGATATCATAAAAAAAGAACGCAAAGAAGTCTTCATCATTAACGGTCTCGGAAAAGCTATCGAAGCCGGCAACGCCAAAACGGTAAACGTAGCTCTGCTGGGACTGCTGGCCAGATGTCTGAAGATAGACAAGAAAACCTGGCTTGATGTTATCCGGGAAACGGTCCCCTTCAAACTGCTTGAGGTCAATCTGAAAGCTTTTGAAGAGGGCTGGAACAGTTTTGACCGCTGA